Within the Anaerolineae bacterium genome, the region CCGCTCGCCCAGGCTGAGCTGGTGCGGCGCCCGCTCCGCCAGGGCCGCCATTCCCACCTGCTCCAGCGCCCACAGGGCCCGAGTCCGGGCCTCGGCCGGCGTCGCCCCCTCTTGCAGCGGCCCGAAGGCCACGTCCTCGATCACCCGTAGCGAGAAGAGCTGGTCATCCGGGTCCTGAAACACCAGCCCGACCATCGCCCGCACCACCCTCTTGGTGCGCTCATTCACGCCTACCCCTCCGACCCGCACCTCACCGGTGCCGGCCAGTATGCCGTTGAGGTGCAGCATGAGGGTGGACTTGCCCGCGCCGTTGGGCCCCACCAGTGCCACCCGCTCGCCCGGCCACACCCGCAGGGAGACGTCACGGAGGGCTACCTGCCCGCTGGGGTAGGCGAAGGACAGCCCGCTTACCTCCAGGTCGGGGCTCTGCTCCCCGCCGAGGCTTCGGGCGCCAGTCATAGCCAGACCGCCAAGGCCACTGCCGCCAGGGCGGCGGCCCAGATCGCCCCTGCCCGAGTGTCGGCGTCCGTCCAGCGCGACGGATCCAAAGGACGGAACTCTCCGGTGTAGCCGCGCGCCAACATGGCCTGATGCACCCGCTCACTGCGGTCGTAGGCGCGCAGGAACAGCGTCCCCACCAGCCGAGCGTAGGTCCGCACCTGGGCGCCGAGTCGTCGCAGAGAGGGGGGCTGCAACGTCCTAGACTCCCGGGCCCGATCCAGCCGGAACGCCTCGTCCAGCAGCACGAAGAGGTAACGGTACACGAAGCTCAGGGTGGCGGTCAGCACGGCGGGGACGCCCAGGCATCGCAACGCCTGCACCGTATCCCCGAAGCGGGTCACCGCTATGTACACCGCCACCAGGGCGCCCGACAGCGCCGAGCGCATTATCAGCAGACCGCACTGCCGCGCCCCCTCCTCCGATACGACGAAGTCCAGCCAAAGGACCCGGCCCAACCGGTAGGCGTGGTCGCCCGGCTGGAACAGCGCCCCTACCGCGGCGAGGCCGCCGAAGAGAACTATGGGGGCCACTCGGCGGAAAAGCGAACGGGGAGCGATCCCGGATGTCACCCAGACGGCCCCGGCCAGGGCAGCCAGCGCCGAATAGGCCGGCCACGCCCGCCAGGGGATGGCCCCCAGCAGGAGCACGTATGCGAGCATACCCACCAGCTTCAGGCGGGCGTCGGCTCGGTGGAGCGGGCTGGATCCAGGGATGTACGGGTCCAGACGATGGGCCTCCCTCAACCGGTCTCACGCCCCGGCCCGGGAGCCACGGTCTCACCGGCAGTCTTCGGCCGCTTCAGCAGGGTGCCAATGCCCCAGGTCACGCCGAATACGACCGTCACGCCGATGGCCCCGGCCAGGATGGTGGAGAGGCCCTCACTGGCCACCCCCGGCACCGTGTAGTCCGGAAGAGTCTCGTAGGCGGGATCTTGAGCCCGATCAATGAAGCCGAGGTCCTCGGCCACCCGCTCCAACCCATCGGGGAAAGAAGAGGCCAGAGGCGACAGGAGTACCAAAAGCATAGCCGCTAACAGACCGACCGCGAGCGTGCGCTTGGCCACGTGATTCCTCCTAAGCCCGAGCCGGCTGCAGGGCGAGCAGACCCGGGCGAGTCGCCGTCACGAAAGCGATCACCGCGGTGGTGATCAGTCCCTCGCCCAGTCCGATCAGCAGGTGCACCCCACCCATGGCCGTCAACACCGCGCCGGCAGCGTAAGCGCCGGAGAGGGCCAGCTCCACCGCCGCGAGCAGCGATGCCACCACCACCGAGAGCCAGGCAGCCACGAAGGTGCTCACCAGAGAGGCGGTCCGCCCGCTACCCAGCAGGGCCAGTCCGGCCCGGTAGGTCAGCCAGGCCGTGAGCACACCCACCACCGCCATGTTGAGGACGTTCGCTCCCAGCACCAGCAGCCCGCCATCCTGGAAGAGCAGCGCCTGCACTCCCAGAACGGCAGTGAGCGCAAGAGCTGCCTGCCAAGGGCCGAGCAAGATCGCCGCCAGCGCGCCCCCAAGCAAGTGCCCAGATGTTCCCCCGGCAACAGGGAAGTTGAGCATCTGGGCAGCGAATATGAACGCCCCCGATACCCCCATCAGAGGCACCTGCCGGTCACCTAGCTCACGGGCGGCCCGGCGCGCGGCATAACCGACAGCGCCGGTCGACACCGCCCAACTGCCAACGGCTACAGGAGTACTGAGAAACCCATCGGGGATGTGCATGGCGCCCCTCCTGCAAATACTTGCAGTATTATTCGCCGACTGCCCGTTCTTCGCAAGCGCGGCGCCTCACCGAACACTCCCACCTGGCAGTGACAGCCAGCCCCCTTCCTTGGCCAGACACCTCTCCGGCGGAGCCGATGGCCGGCCGGAGTAGGGGGCGGACTCACTCCCTTAGAGCGCCCATAGGGCAGTGCCGCACGCACCGGCCGCAGTCTATGCACTTCTCCTCGTCCACCCTGGGAGCGGAGTAGCCCTCCTGCTTGAGCGCCCCCACTGGGCATAGGCGCACGGACGGGCACCTATGGTTCTGAGGACAACGCGTATCTACTACTCTTATGGCCATGGTCGCTCTCTCGAATGGTGCTCTGTATACCCCTAGGGGGTATACAAATGCTACTCTAAGCCCGAGGAAGAAGCAAGCACGTAAGGGGACTCACCGTAGAGAAGCGAATAGGCGAGTAGCGAACAGGAACTGGCGAAGAGCGTTCCCTCCCCGCTGTCCCGTCTCCTTTGCTCCTGTCCCCCGTGCCCTTCTCTCCGCTCTACGCGGCTAGATCACCCCGGCAGCAGCGCCCCCAGCAGCTCCGCTCGGGCGGCCACGAACTCCGGTGCCGCCAGTAGTGCCGGCCTCCGCGGCCGGGGCAGGTCCACCTCCATCTCGTGACTGACCCGGGCCGGTCGAGGCGTGAGGGCGTAGACCCGGTCGGACAGAAACACCGCCTCCTCCACGTCGTGGGTGACGAAGAGGATGGTCTTGCGGCGCTCCTCCCATACCGACATGAGCCACACCTGCATCTGCCGTCGAGTGAGGGCATCCAGGGCACCGAAGGGCTCGTCCAGCAGGAGCACATCTCGGTGAAAGAGGTAAGTGCGCAGGAGGGCCGCTCGCTGCCGCATACCCCCGGACAACTCGTGAGGATAGCGGTGCTCGAACCCCTCGAGTCCGAAGGCGGACATCAGCTCCAGCGCCTCCTGCCGCGCCTGGAGCATAGGCTGGCCATCCACTTCGGCGCCCAGAAGCACGTTCTCCAACAGCGTCCGCCAAGGCAGGAGCACGTCTTTCTGGGGCATGTAGGCCACCCGTCCTCGCTCCCCTCTCATCTCTCGGCCGTCCAGAAGGATACGGCCGCCGTCGGGACGACTCAGCCCGCAGATCAGGTTGAAAAGGGTTGTCTTGCCGCAGCCGCTGGGGCCGACGATGCTAACGAACTCGCCCTCGTCCGCCCCCAGCGTCACGTCGGCCAGCGCCTGGACCACGTGACCGTCCACGCGGTACCACTTGCTGAGGTGTTGCACCTGGACGGCGCGCCTACTCCTGGGGAAGGAAGTCATTGGTGAAGGCAGCTTCGGCCTCGATAGGCTGAGCGATCAACCCGTTTTCGTACATCCAGTCGGTGAACCGCTGCCACACGGCCAGGTCCTGCTCGCCCCATCGGGGAGCGTCCTCGGCATAGCGGGGGCTGAGCCACTCCTGGCTGCGGCGCACCAGTTCCTCATCGGCCTCAGCGTGCGCAAGTAGAATCTCGGCCGCTCCCTCCGGGTCCTCGATGGCGTACTGGTAGCCTCGCGCCGTGGCCGCCATGAAGCGGCGCACCAGGTCCGGCTCCTCAGCGATCAGAGCTTCGCTGGTGATGATGATGGGCGTGTAGTAGTCGGGCACGCACTCGACGTAGTCCCGTAGCCAGATGACGTTGATGGGGACCTGGCGAATCTCCGCCTCGATCCCGGTCCAGGCGTAGTAGATCCAGGTGAAGTCCACCTCCCGCTGGGTGACCACGAAGAAGTCGGCATAGCCCACGTCCACGAATTCCACCCGATCGACATCGGCACCGTCGCACTCCATGAGGGCCCGCAGCATGGCCCGCTCGATCTCCAGCCCGCCACCCCCATACCGATGCCCCTCCAGGTCGCGAGGGCGTTCCAGCCCCTTCTCGGCCGGCGAGGCAAAGCCGGAAGTGTTGTGCTGGATGATGGCAGCGAGAGACACTATGGGAATCCCTTCCACCCGCGCCGCCGTGAGCCACTCGGCGAAGCTGATGCCGAACTGCGCCTGCCCCGCCCCCACTACCTGCTCCACACCAGCCTCCGCCGGTTGGATGATCTCCAGCTCAATGCCTTGTTCTCGGTACCAACCCTTATCCAGGGCCACGTAGATGCCGGTGTGGTTGGTGTTTGGCACCCAGTCCAGCATGAGCACCACCTGCTGCGCAGCCGGCGTCGGCCGGCAGGCGGCCAGCGCCAGCACCATGACCGCCATCAAGGCAATGGCGATCCACCTTGCCCCAGTCCGCGTCCCCGCCGGGGCTGACGTTGCATCTGCTGGTGTCTTGACCCACCTCACCACTGCCCTCGCCTCGTTAGGAGCGAACCTTGTGTTCGCCCGCGTCATGTCCAGTTTCATCCCAGGTCCTCCCATCTTTCCTCCCGTCTGGCCGCGTAGTACCACGGCAATGCTACCCTCTCCAATAGCACCACCAGTCCGAACAGGCCGATGCTCAACAGCGACGTGACGGCAATGGCCGAGAACAGGCGGGCCGTGAGGTAGGAATTGGCCGACCGGATCATGAAGATGCCTAGGCCCCGGCTCGCTCCCACCCACTCGCTGATGACGGCGCCGATCACGGCGTACGTGGCGGCGATGCGTAGCCCGGAGAAGGCCGCCGGCAGGGCCCCGGGCAGCCTCACCTTGCGGAAGATCTGCAGGCGCCCCGCTCCCATTGAGGCCAACAGGGCCACCATGTCCGGGTCTGCCCCGGCCAGCCCCTGAGCGGTGCTGATGGCAATGGGGAAGAAGCAGACCAGCGTCACCACTAGTACCCGGGGCAGGAGCCCAAACCCGAACCAGACGACCAGCAGCGGCGCCAAGGCGATTATGGGAATAGTCTGGGACA harbors:
- a CDS encoding ABC transporter ATP-binding protein yields the protein MTGARSLGGEQSPDLEVSGLSFAYPSGQVALRDVSLRVWPGERVALVGPNGAGKSTLMLHLNGILAGTGEVRVGGVGVNERTKRVVRAMVGLVFQDPDDQLFSLRVIEDVAFGPLQEGATPAEARTRALWALEQVGMAALAERAPHQLSLGERKRVAVATVLAMRPRLLVLDEPTAGLDPRGRRELISLLRSMPQTMLVATHDMRLVWELCPRTVIMDGGRVVADGATAELLADAELLEAHGLETPWQGAPPAGMVPGSVAGGASRCLS
- the cbiQ gene encoding cobalt ECF transporter T component CbiQ gives rise to the protein MREAHRLDPYIPGSSPLHRADARLKLVGMLAYVLLLGAIPWRAWPAYSALAALAGAVWVTSGIAPRSLFRRVAPIVLFGGLAAVGALFQPGDHAYRLGRVLWLDFVVSEEGARQCGLLIMRSALSGALVAVYIAVTRFGDTVQALRCLGVPAVLTATLSFVYRYLFVLLDEAFRLDRARESRTLQPPSLRRLGAQVRTYARLVGTLFLRAYDRSERVHQAMLARGYTGEFRPLDPSRWTDADTRAGAIWAAALAAVALAVWL
- a CDS encoding energy-coupling factor ABC transporter permease → MHIPDGFLSTPVAVGSWAVSTGAVGYAARRAARELGDRQVPLMGVSGAFIFAAQMLNFPVAGGTSGHLLGGALAAILLGPWQAALALTAVLGVQALLFQDGGLLVLGANVLNMAVVGVLTAWLTYRAGLALLGSGRTASLVSTFVAAWLSVVVASLLAAVELALSGAYAAGAVLTAMGGVHLLIGLGEGLITTAVIAFVTATRPGLLALQPARA
- a CDS encoding 4Fe-4S binding protein, giving the protein MAIRVVDTRCPQNHRCPSVRLCPVGALKQEGYSAPRVDEEKCIDCGRCVRHCPMGALRE
- a CDS encoding ABC transporter ATP-binding protein, yielding MTSFPRSRRAVQVQHLSKWYRVDGHVVQALADVTLGADEGEFVSIVGPSGCGKTTLFNLICGLSRPDGGRILLDGREMRGERGRVAYMPQKDVLLPWRTLLENVLLGAEVDGQPMLQARQEALELMSAFGLEGFEHRYPHELSGGMRQRAALLRTYLFHRDVLLLDEPFGALDALTRRQMQVWLMSVWEERRKTILFVTHDVEEAVFLSDRVYALTPRPARVSHEMEVDLPRPRRPALLAAPEFVAARAELLGALLPG
- a CDS encoding ABC transporter substrate-binding protein, giving the protein MAVMVLALAACRPTPAAQQVVLMLDWVPNTNHTGIYVALDKGWYREQGIELEIIQPAEAGVEQVVGAGQAQFGISFAEWLTAARVEGIPIVSLAAIIQHNTSGFASPAEKGLERPRDLEGHRYGGGGLEIERAMLRALMECDGADVDRVEFVDVGYADFFVVTQREVDFTWIYYAWTGIEAEIRQVPINVIWLRDYVECVPDYYTPIIITSEALIAEEPDLVRRFMAATARGYQYAIEDPEGAAEILLAHAEADEELVRRSQEWLSPRYAEDAPRWGEQDLAVWQRFTDWMYENGLIAQPIEAEAAFTNDFLPQE
- a CDS encoding ABC transporter permease; the protein is MAGGSSAFRRLAQRWREWAPAALLIAGLLAVWEVAVRVTGTPEWLLPAPSAIASAMVDSAALLAGHTERTLVETAVGLAASVVTGVSLAVAVDLLPSLRRAIYPILVVSQTIPIIALAPLLVVWFGFGLLPRVLVVTLVCFFPIAISTAQGLAGADPDMVALLASMGAGRLQIFRKVRLPGALPAAFSGLRIAATYAVIGAVISEWVGASRGLGIFMIRSANSYLTARLFSAIAVTSLLSIGLFGLVVLLERVALPWYYAARREERWEDLG